The proteins below come from a single Plasmodium cynomolgi strain B DNA, scaffold: 0103, whole genome shotgun sequence genomic window:
- a CDS encoding hypothetical protein (putative) — MIRFLLYECAIGHNQLNASENSLLMWAIGNKHCEAVKEMLFFDYLLYGKEYTTMERKKKTHYGYLLSAHDEKKINSM, encoded by the exons ATGATTCGCTTTCTTCTATACGAATGCGCAATTGGACATAACCAACTGAATGCTAGTGAAAATAGTCTCCTTATGTGGGCCATAGGGAATAAGCATTGTGAAGCTGTAAAGGAAATGCTATTTTTCGACTACCTTTTATATGGAAAAGAATATACCacaatggaaaggaaaaaaaaaacgcact ACGGATACCTGCTAAGTGCccatgacgaaaaaaaaataaactcgaTGTAA